One window of the Shewanella maritima genome contains the following:
- a CDS encoding GGDEF domain-containing protein, with product MSNNLLQTAAANLKKAVPLMLKYKIPTTPTNYALWYTYVGEQTPELNKAMDEAIEQNQTCSPVTSELLYRQHVADPVELDVRSLRKSLDAMVIDLAQSVKDTNKDTQVFQEQIEKDFAKLSEIEDGGFSLDQIIAVVRNIVKEQGNIRSSTVSFTEQLLKAQAEIESLKSKLAESEKDVLFDSLTNVLNRRAFDDDIVAQVANKESQCSLIFADIDHFKNFNDNFGHQLGDLVLKTVAKRIQEACRDGNKLYRYGGEEFAIICPNSNQRVARHLAEGIRRALEKLTVKDRRSDKVIDSITASFGVHQITEKQGVAELIEAADKQLYEAKRLGRNRVMPIS from the coding sequence ATGTCAAACAATCTATTGCAAACCGCCGCCGCGAACCTTAAAAAAGCTGTTCCGTTAATGCTCAAGTACAAAATCCCTACTACACCAACCAATTATGCCCTCTGGTATACCTATGTCGGTGAGCAAACACCTGAGCTAAATAAAGCTATGGATGAGGCAATTGAACAAAATCAAACCTGCTCTCCCGTCACCAGTGAATTACTTTATCGCCAGCACGTAGCCGATCCGGTTGAGTTAGATGTGCGTTCACTTCGCAAGAGCCTCGATGCTATGGTGATAGACTTAGCGCAATCAGTAAAAGACACCAATAAAGATACTCAGGTATTCCAGGAGCAAATTGAAAAAGACTTTGCCAAATTAAGCGAAATTGAAGATGGTGGATTTTCGCTGGATCAAATCATCGCTGTGGTGCGTAATATCGTTAAAGAACAAGGCAACATCCGCTCAAGCACCGTTAGCTTTACCGAGCAGCTACTTAAAGCTCAAGCGGAAATCGAATCATTAAAATCAAAACTGGCTGAGTCGGAAAAAGACGTGTTATTTGACTCTTTAACCAATGTGCTAAACCGCAGAGCATTTGACGATGACATTGTCGCGCAAGTCGCAAATAAAGAATCCCAGTGCAGTCTAATATTCGCGGACATTGACCACTTCAAGAACTTTAATGATAACTTTGGTCATCAACTTGGCGATCTAGTGTTAAAAACCGTAGCTAAACGTATTCAGGAAGCTTGCCGTGATGGCAACAAGCTATATCGCTACGGTGGCGAAGAATTTGCCATTATTTGCCCTAATAGCAACCAAAGAGTAGCAAGGCATTTAGCTGAAGGGATCCGCCGCGCCCTTGAAAAGCTTACCGTGAAAGATAGACGCAGCGACAAAGTTATCGACTCTATCACCGCATCTTTTGGCGTACATCAAATTACCGAAAAACAAGGGGTTGCCGAGTTGATCGAAGCGGCAGATAAGCAGCTTTATGAAGCTAAACGCTTGGGCCGCAATCGGGTAATGCCAATTAGCTAA
- a CDS encoding class GN sortase, with the protein MMVFKGGYMQAKAHFAQYLIESAFERSLQDQQAHKPWSWADTHPVAKLTIKRKLSSGHTQTAPLYVLDGASGRTMAFGPGLMHTGAPVSANGNTIITGHRDSHFSVLQLVQVGDEIELVDTSAQVLKYEVSDIQIVHETSTHVLNDNGDSELTLITCYPFEGITSQTEYRYVVSAKLKTDTETDGQQIEFASTSTQTSNKKHGYM; encoded by the coding sequence ATGATGGTATTTAAGGGAGGATATATGCAGGCAAAAGCCCATTTTGCGCAATACTTAATTGAAAGCGCATTTGAGCGAAGTTTACAAGACCAACAGGCTCACAAGCCTTGGTCTTGGGCTGATACTCACCCTGTTGCCAAGCTGACTATAAAACGTAAGCTAAGCAGTGGCCATACTCAAACGGCGCCTTTATATGTATTGGACGGTGCCAGTGGCAGAACCATGGCGTTTGGACCGGGGCTGATGCACACTGGTGCGCCTGTTTCTGCCAATGGCAATACCATCATTACAGGGCATAGAGATAGTCACTTCTCAGTGCTGCAATTGGTGCAGGTTGGCGACGAAATCGAACTAGTAGACACGTCTGCACAAGTGCTTAAGTATGAGGTAAGTGATATTCAGATAGTGCATGAAACCTCGACTCATGTGTTAAATGACAACGGCGATAGTGAGTTAACGCTAATTACTTGCTATCCGTTCGAGGGCATTACCAGTCAGACTGAATATCGTTATGTCGTTAGCGCCAAGTTGAAAACTGATACTGAAACAGATGGGCAACAAATCGAGTTCGCGTCCACGTCCACTCAAACAAGCAATAAAAAACACGGCTATATGTAG
- a CDS encoding marine proteobacterial sortase target protein yields MCHGSRFRNEKLKRSCFKRYVYLVISCSLLMLFVSRFASASGHTQGQNEQLTQGLMSYQIATINTSSNTHASNNANSHGSAKDGLVQFGEPHAEQTYYALPLSTSVDINVTGMVSRVKVVQTFKNPTNHWINGEYVFPLPENAAVDSLLMHVGGNTIVGIIETKKQAKRTFEAAKAQGKQASLMQRHRSNIFSTDVANLAPQGEMQIEFYYQESLALRDGEYNLHFPMTITPRYQPKQLSEFDKPLPTMRFSAMYQNLFGQSNTASIEHTADQLSKNQLSEYELAEQRLTQHNYAALNQVINPVEINVKLDTGFELASVSSASHNIKPFQQGDAWSISLTEQATPNKDFLLSWTPMAQANVESYLFSQQGQTHVPASNATPAETKVAGVEPHKVTPTSHYQLLMVMPPQELAQAQQISRELILVIDVSGSMSGDSIRQAKQALNYALAGLTPRDRFNIIAFSDRLTQLAVEPLAVNSRNLGLGQQFVASLDANGGTEMAPALKAALTSSHSNGNVGVNADGEHQTKHQANSHKLKQVLFVTDGAVSNEQQLFHIIDTHLDDARLFTIGIGSAPNRYFMQLAALAGKGSYVYISDGQQVSERMAKLLAKLEHPALTDIKVAYQDGQIPDYWPSVIGDLYLGEPLVLSIKTDAQAQSKPLVVSGNINGQFWQRTLATDEPTQAAGLDLLWANQYVNALELTQNRANRQRVEQQIAAIGLKYHLVTSQTSLVAVDVTPVNPDPTNSVDGFVSNLLPAGFDASKQRANQSAKQHAMRLPQTATDSRLWLLIGFCLMSLGLGHVAWQWQRRKVSRTFGQYAAPVALSAAD; encoded by the coding sequence ATGTGTCATGGTTCCCGTTTTAGAAACGAAAAACTAAAGCGCTCATGCTTTAAACGTTATGTATACCTAGTGATTTCTTGCTCGCTATTGATGCTATTTGTGAGTCGCTTTGCAAGCGCTTCAGGTCATACCCAAGGGCAAAATGAGCAGTTAACCCAAGGCTTAATGAGTTATCAAATTGCGACTATTAATACCAGTAGCAATACCCATGCGAGTAACAATGCCAATAGCCATGGCAGCGCCAAAGATGGCTTAGTGCAATTTGGTGAGCCCCACGCTGAGCAAACTTATTATGCATTGCCGCTAAGTACTTCGGTTGATATCAATGTCACTGGCATGGTAAGTCGCGTTAAAGTTGTGCAAACCTTTAAAAACCCAACCAATCATTGGATTAATGGCGAGTATGTATTTCCTTTGCCTGAAAATGCTGCCGTAGACTCATTGCTGATGCACGTTGGTGGCAATACGATAGTTGGCATTATCGAAACCAAAAAGCAGGCGAAGCGAACCTTTGAGGCGGCAAAAGCCCAGGGTAAGCAGGCAAGCTTAATGCAACGCCATCGCAGTAATATTTTTAGTACTGATGTCGCGAACCTTGCACCTCAAGGGGAAATGCAAATTGAGTTTTACTATCAAGAGTCATTGGCGCTCAGAGATGGTGAATACAATTTACATTTTCCTATGACCATCACGCCGCGCTATCAACCCAAGCAACTATCAGAGTTTGACAAGCCACTGCCAACAATGCGCTTTAGTGCTATGTATCAGAATCTATTTGGTCAAAGTAATACGGCTAGCATTGAGCACACTGCCGATCAGTTATCTAAGAATCAGTTATCAGAGTATGAGCTAGCTGAGCAGAGACTAACTCAACACAATTACGCAGCTTTAAACCAAGTAATTAACCCGGTAGAGATTAACGTTAAGTTAGACACTGGCTTTGAACTGGCATCCGTATCCAGTGCTAGCCATAACATTAAGCCTTTTCAGCAAGGTGATGCTTGGTCTATCTCGTTAACCGAGCAGGCAACGCCAAACAAAGACTTTCTGCTCAGCTGGACGCCAATGGCGCAAGCAAATGTTGAGAGTTACTTGTTCAGTCAGCAAGGTCAAACTCATGTGCCAGCATCAAACGCTACACCCGCAGAAACGAAAGTAGCCGGCGTTGAGCCACACAAAGTGACACCCACGAGTCACTATCAGTTATTGATGGTGATGCCGCCGCAGGAGTTAGCACAAGCCCAACAAATAAGCCGTGAGTTGATCTTGGTTATTGATGTGTCTGGCTCTATGTCTGGTGACTCAATTAGGCAGGCAAAACAGGCGCTTAACTATGCGCTAGCCGGACTAACACCACGGGATCGCTTCAACATTATTGCCTTTAGCGACAGGTTGACTCAATTGGCGGTAGAACCTTTAGCTGTTAACAGTCGCAACTTAGGTCTCGGGCAGCAGTTTGTTGCAAGTCTTGATGCTAATGGTGGCACAGAAATGGCGCCAGCACTAAAGGCAGCACTGACTTCAAGTCATAGTAATGGCAATGTTGGTGTTAATGCTGATGGTGAACATCAAACAAAGCACCAAGCTAATTCGCATAAGCTTAAGCAAGTGTTGTTTGTCACCGATGGTGCGGTGTCTAACGAGCAGCAACTGTTTCATATCATTGATACTCATTTAGATGATGCGCGTTTGTTTACCATTGGCATTGGCTCTGCACCCAATCGCTACTTTATGCAACTTGCGGCGTTGGCAGGTAAGGGCAGCTACGTATACATCAGTGATGGTCAGCAGGTGAGCGAGAGAATGGCAAAGCTGCTGGCAAAGCTTGAACACCCCGCTTTAACCGATATCAAAGTCGCTTATCAAGATGGACAAATTCCTGACTACTGGCCAAGTGTGATTGGCGATTTGTACTTGGGTGAACCTTTGGTGCTGAGCATCAAAACCGATGCACAAGCTCAATCTAAACCGCTTGTTGTTAGCGGCAATATTAATGGTCAATTCTGGCAGCGAACGCTTGCTACCGATGAGCCAACTCAAGCTGCAGGGTTAGATTTACTTTGGGCTAATCAATACGTCAATGCACTGGAGCTGACTCAAAACCGCGCTAATCGCCAACGTGTCGAGCAGCAAATTGCTGCCATTGGCCTCAAGTATCACCTCGTTACTTCGCAAACCAGTTTAGTGGCAGTAGATGTCACGCCAGTTAACCCTGATCCAACTAATAGTGTTGATGGATTTGTAAGTAACCTTTTGCCTGCGGGATTCGATGCTAGCAAGCAGCGCGCTAATCAATCGGCAAAACAGCATGCAATGCGTTTACCGCAAACAGCAACCGATAGCCGCTTATGGTTGTTAATTGGTTTTTGCTTGATGTCTTTAGGGCTTGGGCATGTCGCATGGCAATGGCAGCGCCGCAAAGTGAGCAGAACATTCGGTCAATATGCTGCTCCTGTTGCGTTATCAGCTGCGGATTAG
- the pdsO gene encoding sortase-associated OmpA-like protein PdsO — translation MKKQTIAIALIATLSLSNMAVAASQNADIEEREHTEELVGLSSGLVFGAVVGGPVGAFIGAFTGSLIGKSVGDDSEIAAQQAKISEQSSTITAMERNNQSLQEMTQAYNEAQVQLAQIKATQQQVLDELSMGMNVQFKTGSSHIEPIFKQQLDNVAYMMNVSPELTLDLTGYADRRGDSSYNQVLSEQRLLEVTNYLTAQGIDASRLQGQAYGATAPLHQEQNFENDFFDRRVTLKLGAKHGELASN, via the coding sequence ATGAAAAAGCAAACTATCGCCATTGCACTAATCGCCACTCTTTCACTTTCAAACATGGCAGTTGCCGCGTCGCAAAACGCTGATATTGAAGAGCGTGAACACACAGAAGAACTAGTAGGTTTGAGTTCTGGTTTAGTGTTTGGCGCAGTTGTGGGTGGCCCGGTTGGCGCATTTATCGGCGCATTTACGGGCTCACTTATTGGTAAATCTGTTGGTGATGACAGTGAGATTGCGGCGCAGCAAGCCAAAATCAGTGAGCAAAGCTCAACCATCACTGCCATGGAGCGTAACAATCAATCATTGCAAGAGATGACCCAAGCCTACAACGAGGCACAAGTGCAGCTGGCACAAATTAAAGCAACTCAACAACAAGTGCTTGATGAGTTAAGCATGGGCATGAATGTACAGTTTAAAACCGGCTCTAGTCATATTGAACCTATCTTCAAACAGCAACTTGATAACGTGGCTTACATGATGAATGTATCGCCAGAGTTAACCCTTGATTTAACCGGCTATGCCGATCGCCGCGGTGACTCAAGCTACAACCAGGTGTTATCTGAGCAGCGTTTACTTGAAGTGACTAACTACCTGACAGCGCAGGGCATTGATGCGAGCCGCTTACAAGGCCAAGCCTACGGTGCTACTGCGCCATTGCATCAAGAGCAGAATTTTGAAAATGACTTCTTTGATCGCCGCGTGACCTTAAAACTTGGTGCTAAGCACGGCGAACTTGCTTCTAACTAA
- the pdsR gene encoding proteobacterial dedicated sortase system response regulator, which produces MKRIAIVEDEAAIRENYKDVLQQQGYQVQAYANRPEAMQAFNSRLPDLAILDIGLEEEIDGGFTLCQALRNMSSTLPIIFLTARDSDIDTVCGLRLGADDYLSKDVSFPHLIARIAALFRRSELISSSPIEDNLMERGPLTIDANRIQVSWKQTPIELTVTEFWMVHAMAKHPGHVRSRQDLMADAKIYVDDSTITSHVKRIRKKFLAVDSDFDCIDTVYGMGYRWDSL; this is translated from the coding sequence ATGAAAAGAATTGCCATAGTTGAAGATGAAGCGGCGATCCGCGAGAACTATAAAGATGTATTGCAGCAGCAAGGCTATCAAGTTCAGGCCTATGCTAATCGCCCAGAAGCCATGCAAGCTTTTAACAGTCGCTTACCTGATTTGGCCATTTTAGATATTGGACTTGAAGAAGAAATCGACGGCGGTTTTACCCTGTGCCAAGCGCTGCGCAATATGTCGAGCACCTTGCCGATCATTTTTTTAACTGCTCGTGATAGTGACATCGATACGGTTTGCGGCCTGCGCTTAGGGGCTGACGACTACTTATCAAAAGATGTCAGCTTTCCTCATCTTATTGCACGGATTGCCGCACTATTTCGCCGCTCAGAGCTGATTAGCTCAAGTCCAATTGAAGATAATTTGATGGAGCGAGGCCCACTTACCATTGATGCCAACCGTATTCAGGTGAGCTGGAAGCAAACCCCGATTGAATTAACAGTAACCGAGTTTTGGATGGTGCACGCCATGGCAAAACACCCAGGCCATGTGCGTAGCCGCCAAGACTTGATGGCGGACGCTAAAATCTATGTTGATGACAGCACCATCACCTCGCACGTAAAGCGTATTCGCAAGAAGTTTCTCGCCGTTGATAGCGACTTTGACTGTATCGATACCGTATATGGCATGGGCTATCGCTGGGACAGCTTGTAA